The Acidianus infernus genome window below encodes:
- the cutB gene encoding glyceraldehyde dehydrogenase subunit beta, translating into MYPPDFSYVRVTTVEEATKFLESHDDARPIAGGQSLIPMLKLRVISPSYIVDLNPINTLSYISSSYSSTRIGALTRYYEILENDLVKINVPLLYQAVKVVGDMQVRNLGTIGGSTANADPSADVPTVLTALNADIILTSSSGSRSVKALDFFKGAFTTDIKEGEIITEIVLPNLEGYRTFYKKVVRRAGDFALVSLAFAIKLRGNEIEDIRLAYGGVGDKPFRALEVEKNVIGRRLNNELVEEIVSKVSNQVNPPSDTRGSSWYRREVMKIITRNTIKEVMG; encoded by the coding sequence GTGTATCCGCCAGATTTTAGTTACGTTAGAGTTACTACTGTGGAAGAAGCGACTAAGTTCTTAGAGTCTCATGACGATGCTAGACCAATAGCCGGAGGGCAGAGTTTAATACCCATGCTTAAGTTGCGAGTGATATCTCCAAGTTATATAGTAGATCTTAATCCGATAAACACGTTAAGCTATATAAGTAGTAGTTATAGTTCTACAAGGATTGGCGCACTGACACGTTATTACGAGATATTGGAAAATGATTTAGTTAAAATAAATGTTCCTTTATTATACCAGGCAGTAAAAGTAGTAGGTGATATGCAAGTTAGAAATCTTGGTACAATTGGAGGAAGTACTGCTAATGCAGACCCTTCAGCTGACGTACCAACAGTATTAACAGCATTAAATGCAGATATTATATTAACTTCATCCTCTGGTAGTAGATCAGTAAAAGCCTTAGATTTCTTTAAAGGTGCTTTTACTACTGATATAAAAGAGGGTGAAATAATAACTGAAATTGTATTACCAAACTTAGAGGGGTATAGAACATTTTACAAAAAAGTCGTGAGAAGGGCTGGTGATTTCGCCTTGGTTTCTTTGGCTTTTGCAATAAAATTGAGGGGTAATGAAATAGAAGATATAAGACTAGCTTATGGGGGAGTTGGAGATAAGCCATTTAGAGCCTTAGAGGTTGAAAAGAACGTTATAGGAAGGAGATTAAATAATGAACTCGTAGAAGAGATCGTAAGTAAGGTTTCTAACCAAGTAAATCCCCCATCAGATACAAGGGGGAGCTCTTGGTACAGAAGGGAAGTTATGAAAATTATAACTCGTAATACCATAAAGGAGGTGATGGGTTAA
- a CDS encoding glycosyltransferase: MFSIQIPALHGKYLREVFESIRRQTFQDYEVVVVNSGGGVISDIVHEYGFKEVRKDVKLLEARYLANKESRGDYAFLLDETRPLRKDALEILSKNLHDMVIIGERELGDSFWSMAAQLDKENIMECNSPEAVRGFALPRLFKRELLTASLEKLRENLREKFSQVVFPDHELIYYEASGFSNDIFVIKDELVYHYGDFNLKEVVRKYYRYGKSLKILKDTQYSFFLSVKRRNICKGGIYGRFMLYTLYLARAVPFLLGELL; the protein is encoded by the coding sequence GTGTTTTCAATTCAAATCCCAGCACTTCACGGTAAGTACTTAAGAGAGGTCTTCGAATCTATAAGACGGCAAACTTTTCAAGATTATGAAGTAGTTGTAGTTAATTCTGGAGGAGGAGTAATCAGTGATATAGTTCACGAGTACGGTTTCAAAGAAGTGAGAAAGGACGTTAAACTTTTGGAAGCTCGTTATTTAGCTAACAAGGAGAGCCGGGGTGATTACGCTTTTTTGCTTGACGAGACGAGACCCTTAAGGAAAGATGCTCTTGAGATACTCTCTAAGAACCTCCACGACATGGTTATAATAGGCGAGAGGGAGTTAGGTGACTCGTTCTGGAGTATGGCTGCCCAGTTGGATAAGGAGAACATAATGGAATGTAACTCACCGGAAGCGGTTAGGGGCTTTGCCTTGCCTAGGCTATTCAAGAGGGAGTTACTGACTGCTTCGTTAGAGAAGCTAAGGGAAAATTTGAGAGAAAAGTTTAGCCAAGTGGTTTTCCCGGATCACGAGTTAATTTATTACGAGGCATCCGGATTCTCTAACGACATTTTTGTAATAAAAGACGAGTTAGTTTACCACTACGGTGATTTTAACCTGAAGGAGGTCGTGAGGAAGTATTATCGTTATGGTAAAAGCTTAAAAATATTGAAGGATACCCAATACTCCTTCTTCCTTTCGGTTAAGAGGAGAAATATTTGCAAAGGAGGGATTTACGGTAGGTTTATGTTATATACACTTTACCTTGCAAGAGCAGTCCCATTCTTGTTAGGAGAACTTCTCTAA
- a CDS encoding glycosyltransferase family 2 protein has protein sequence MANNPFISVIVTAYNYRPYIVEALNSLRTQELDKESFDVIVVANFDQAEISRYLCTKWKFIQSKNRWIGPKVSEALKETSGYVVVFLEDDDLFERTKLKVIYDIFKQNQNLGFYRHKVKIINENGKEANLPYNLYNSGKIVIKKSRNIGKQYLLTYTEAVMRPCLPWQSEEKF, from the coding sequence GTGGCTAACAATCCTTTTATCTCGGTTATAGTGACAGCCTACAACTATAGACCTTATATTGTGGAGGCATTAAATAGCCTAAGAACTCAAGAATTAGATAAGGAAAGTTTTGATGTAATAGTCGTAGCCAATTTTGATCAAGCTGAGATTTCTAGGTATTTATGTACTAAATGGAAATTTATTCAGTCCAAAAATAGATGGATAGGGCCCAAGGTTTCTGAAGCACTAAAAGAAACATCTGGTTATGTGGTAGTTTTCTTAGAGGATGATGATCTATTTGAAAGAACCAAATTAAAGGTAATATATGATATATTTAAGCAAAATCAAAATTTAGGTTTTTATAGACATAAAGTTAAGATTATTAATGAAAACGGTAAGGAAGCAAATTTACCTTATAACCTATATAATTCTGGTAAAATTGTTATCAAGAAAAGTCGAAATATTGGGAAACAATATTTATTAACTTACACAGAGGCGGTTATGCGTCCGTGTCTTCCATGGCAATCAGAAGAGAAATTTTAG
- a CDS encoding type II toxin-antitoxin system VapC family toxin: protein MAVVDASVVIKWFAKEQNSEQALLLKEAYAKGLEDLSAPCILPFEVLNGLKYTYNLGEKELKEVSKILSDFQITLYDIESMRDEIVTISQTYGITMYDSAYVALGKVLGDKVYTADEKLLRKVSDLPFVLHIRDFKIPEKS, encoded by the coding sequence TTGGCAGTAGTTGACGCTTCAGTTGTTATAAAATGGTTTGCTAAAGAGCAAAACAGTGAACAGGCTTTATTACTCAAAGAGGCTTACGCCAAAGGTCTGGAAGATTTATCAGCTCCATGCATTTTACCTTTTGAGGTATTAAATGGACTAAAGTACACATATAATCTAGGGGAGAAAGAACTTAAAGAAGTCAGTAAAATACTTTCTGACTTCCAGATAACGCTTTACGATATTGAAAGTATGCGAGATGAGATTGTGACGATTTCTCAAACTTACGGTATTACAATGTATGATTCAGCTTACGTAGCTTTAGGTAAGGTATTAGGAGACAAAGTCTACACAGCCGATGAGAAACTGCTGAGGAAAGTCAGCGATTTACCTTTCGTACTTCACATAAGGGATTTCAAGATACCGGAAAAATCGTAG
- the cutC gene encoding glyceraldehyde dehydrogenase subunit gamma yields MLIVNKGEKVKIRVKVNGIWYERYVSPRMLLVDFIRDELGLTGTKVGCDTTTCGACTVLLNGRSVKSCTVFAVQADGAEITTIEGLSVDSKLHPIQEAFKDNFALQCGFCTPGMIMQSYFLLKENPNPTEEEVKDGLHGNICRCTGYQNIIKAVLDASRRLRA; encoded by the coding sequence ATGTTAATTGTAAATAAGGGTGAAAAGGTAAAAATTAGGGTAAAGGTAAACGGTATATGGTATGAAAGGTATGTAAGCCCTAGGATGCTACTAGTTGATTTCATAAGAGACGAGTTAGGGCTTACTGGAACTAAAGTAGGTTGTGATACTACTACTTGTGGGGCATGTACTGTATTACTAAACGGAAGATCCGTGAAATCGTGCACGGTGTTCGCAGTACAGGCTGATGGGGCAGAAATTACAACCATTGAAGGTTTATCTGTAGATTCTAAACTTCATCCAATACAAGAAGCGTTTAAAGATAATTTCGCTTTACAATGCGGATTTTGCACGCCAGGAATGATAATGCAATCCTATTTCTTATTAAAGGAAAATCCAAATCCTACAGAAGAAGAAGTAAAGGATGGTCTTCACGGAAATATATGTAGATGTACTGGATATCAAAATATTATTAAAGCTGTTTTAGATGCCTCCAGAAGGTTGAGAGCATGA
- a CDS encoding glycosyltransferase, protein MKIFFLTSHLKERDGASRAIINFSKGIKQISRYEPVIISLSTSIGVNKLGNIEIINIDKGLGLLSSFRILLGSPSPLKPFKKYLHDDGIYIVAADDIIPVSEFKDDLIYWSQGVLTSVFFWEPFIRRNKLVSALASPFLLYNAIKFSNFVKKYKVVLANSKTSAVYVSLFYNRPPKAVVYPPLNTDFFKPSKNKEKFVLVFLKRGYPSHVDLLTKIAEKVKMKSIGYKIPNAEYLERVSDEELRDLYSSALVTLYPIDFEYYGYIPVESMAAGTPVIAFRYSGGPAETIVDGETGWLASDEEEFYRLTIKVYNEGYPEDTSVKSRKRAEEFSIQNQTKLLLSIIEKLKA, encoded by the coding sequence ATGAAGATCTTTTTCCTCACCAGTCATCTTAAAGAAAGAGACGGGGCCAGTAGGGCTATAATAAATTTTTCTAAAGGAATAAAACAAATAAGTCGATATGAACCCGTAATTATTTCATTATCTACCTCAATAGGCGTAAACAAACTTGGAAACATAGAAATAATTAATATCGATAAAGGTTTAGGGCTGCTTTCAAGCTTTAGAATTCTTTTAGGCTCTCCGTCCCCTCTAAAGCCCTTTAAAAAATACCTTCATGATGATGGAATATACATAGTCGCTGCTGATGATATAATTCCCGTTTCAGAATTTAAAGACGACTTAATCTATTGGAGTCAAGGAGTGTTAACTAGTGTATTTTTCTGGGAACCGTTTATTAGAAGGAATAAGCTAGTTTCAGCATTAGCGTCTCCATTTCTCCTATATAATGCGATAAAATTCTCGAATTTCGTTAAGAAATATAAGGTTGTATTAGCGAATAGTAAAACCTCAGCCGTCTATGTTTCTTTATTTTACAACAGACCCCCTAAGGCAGTAGTTTACCCGCCCTTAAATACAGATTTCTTTAAACCTTCTAAGAATAAAGAGAAGTTCGTGTTAGTGTTTCTAAAAAGAGGATATCCTTCTCACGTAGATCTGCTAACTAAAATCGCGGAAAAAGTAAAGATGAAGAGCATAGGGTATAAGATACCTAACGCCGAGTATTTAGAGAGAGTTTCTGATGAGGAATTAAGGGATCTCTACTCTTCAGCATTGGTTACATTGTACCCTATTGACTTCGAGTATTATGGTTATATACCGGTTGAGTCTATGGCCGCTGGGACACCAGTAATTGCTTTTAGGTATTCTGGGGGACCAGCTGAGACTATAGTAGATGGGGAAACAGGTTGGTTAGCATCAGATGAAGAGGAGTTTTATAGACTAACAATAAAAGTTTATAACGAAGGTTACCCAGAAGATACTAGTGTGAAAAGCAGAAAAAGAGCTGAAGAGTTTTCTATACAAAATCAGACTAAACTGCTGTTATCTATTATTGAGAAACTAAAAGCATGA
- a CDS encoding thermopsin, whose protein sequence is MGQKLLLSLLLSLLILSVMPNLPNAYNAVTKNSFHPLVDVPAKGNLALANKFQPNGVTLPLGENEPAPMGIADYGIGPNGPYIIRTNEFLGHIYLKRLLAYSSQANSYWVTFQLNVVLSYQYNGNTYSLWLQDVAVYNTINHSIIFIDNIWNFTSYNANVTCLKGNGHIYSWGSTTYYAYAACNYPGSPTTLSLPATICLLINVSTNVAGQPVIQFWYDDGYGWINYDTVVVTNVYDASNVYILVDGYQYTGNGLYYDAELVLAGPPGGYCAYVYNSSVYMMLMYFNGHNLQEVTNAYNFGSDTGETVNNVKVSCYYYIYCGLLLAGLHAGYDTLHGLWNQNTVMTLQINPGISQGYFIVYNKSYGYPPPYNNFMPFTNGYINLTLVPMDYAVLIYNSQYQLVGEAEVPATYGFISTGVTQFEVFAPPSVTMQEGIQKTIYITIDAYGDVNIYVRAPPSITYVVQSPVYIYGVGTVALTLNASSMGLYTICVTVCLIPGLYQTDTISVCVRQPLYYVTFSYNVIGQQLPQSPSITFEFPNGTITTIPLTSSLTLLLPPGTIYNVQGIIGSGEIRWATENTTSGVIYCSKTLYFIYYEQYLVTFTYKVQGGTGYGEPTIQYVSFGNIETTYPGTVWADADSHYVYSQTLPGSNSQERWIANSYSGVVTSPGTICVYYYNQYYVTVNSPINVYALVNGVNTRSRLVGTVRGLRCR, encoded by the coding sequence ATGGGACAAAAGTTATTACTATCATTATTGTTATCCTTGCTAATCTTAAGTGTAATGCCAAACTTACCTAACGCTTACAACGCGGTAACCAAAAATAGCTTCCACCCTTTAGTTGACGTACCGGCTAAGGGCAATCTAGCCTTAGCAAACAAGTTCCAACCAAACGGAGTTACTTTACCTCTAGGCGAAAACGAACCCGCTCCCATGGGTATAGCTGATTATGGTATAGGACCCAATGGACCGTACATTATAAGAACTAACGAGTTCTTAGGGCACATTTACCTAAAAAGATTGTTAGCTTATAGTTCACAAGCCAATAGCTATTGGGTAACTTTCCAACTTAACGTAGTATTGAGCTATCAGTATAACGGAAATACTTATTCCCTATGGCTCCAAGACGTCGCAGTATATAATACTATTAATCATAGTATTATTTTTATTGATAATATTTGGAACTTTACGTCATATAACGCTAACGTGACTTGCTTAAAGGGCAATGGTCATATATATAGCTGGGGTTCAACGACGTATTATGCTTATGCTGCATGCAATTATCCCGGGAGTCCCACTACACTGTCGCTTCCTGCAACTATTTGCCTACTTATTAACGTAAGTACAAACGTTGCTGGACAGCCGGTTATTCAGTTTTGGTATGACGATGGATACGGTTGGATAAACTACGACACTGTCGTAGTAACTAATGTTTATGACGCGAGCAACGTTTACATCCTAGTTGACGGATATCAGTACACTGGAAATGGGCTGTATTATGACGCTGAACTAGTTTTAGCCGGTCCGCCTGGAGGATATTGTGCCTATGTTTACAATTCTTCGGTTTACATGATGTTGATGTACTTCAACGGACATAACTTACAAGAAGTAACAAATGCTTACAACTTTGGTAGTGACACTGGAGAAACAGTAAATAACGTTAAAGTAAGTTGCTACTATTACATCTACTGTGGACTATTACTTGCGGGCTTACATGCAGGATATGATACTTTGCATGGGTTATGGAATCAGAATACTGTTATGACTCTTCAAATTAACCCTGGCATTAGCCAAGGTTACTTCATAGTTTACAATAAAAGTTATGGTTATCCACCACCTTACAACAACTTTATGCCGTTTACTAATGGTTACATAAATCTAACCTTAGTGCCTATGGATTACGCAGTGCTAATATACAATTCACAATATCAACTAGTAGGTGAGGCAGAAGTTCCAGCAACTTATGGTTTTATCAGCACTGGAGTAACACAGTTCGAAGTATTTGCTCCTCCTTCAGTAACAATGCAGGAGGGCATACAGAAAACTATTTATATTACAATAGACGCTTACGGTGATGTAAATATTTACGTTAGGGCTCCGCCATCAATAACCTACGTAGTTCAAAGCCCAGTTTACATATACGGCGTGGGGACAGTTGCCTTAACCCTTAACGCCAGTTCTATGGGACTTTACACTATTTGCGTTACCGTTTGTTTAATCCCGGGCTTATATCAAACTGACACCATTTCAGTTTGCGTAAGGCAACCTTTGTATTATGTAACATTTAGTTACAATGTTATAGGTCAACAACTCCCACAGTCTCCGTCAATAACGTTTGAATTTCCGAATGGTACTATAACCACTATTCCATTAACCTCGTCACTTACCTTACTATTACCTCCCGGGACTATCTATAACGTGCAAGGTATAATCGGCAGTGGAGAAATAAGGTGGGCAACAGAAAATACGACTTCTGGAGTAATATATTGCTCAAAAACGCTGTACTTCATCTACTACGAGCAATATTTAGTCACGTTCACTTATAAAGTCCAAGGAGGGACAGGATATGGGGAGCCAACAATACAATACGTTTCCTTCGGAAATATAGAAACCACATACCCTGGCACTGTGTGGGCAGACGCGGACTCTCATTACGTTTACTCTCAGACCTTGCCCGGGTCTAACTCACAAGAGAGGTGGATAGCTAATTCATACAGTGGAGTAGTCACGTCTCCAGGGACTATTTGCGTATACTACTATAACCAATATTACGTCACTGTTAACTCACCAATTAATGTATATGCACTAGTAAATGGAGTTAATACACGCTCACGTCTGGTTGGTACTGTCAGGGGACTTCGGTGCAGATAG
- the cutA gene encoding glyceraldehyde dehydrogenase subunit alpha, whose product MSYVGKPVKRLYDDKFVTGKSTYVDDIRMPALYAGFVRSTYPHAYIKRIDISDALKVNGIVAVFTSKEINPLLKGGIRPWPTYIDLKSFRYIERKAFPENKVKYLGEPIAIVIGQDKYSVRDAIDKVVVDYEPLKPVTSMEEAEKDQIIVHDELKTNISYKIPFKAGEIDKAFNEADKIVKVEAINERLIPNPMEPRGIIARYEGGTLSIWYSTQVPHYMRLEFSRIFGIPESKIKVSMPDVGGAFGSKVHLTPEDLAVVASSIILGRPVRWTATRSEEMLASEARHNVFTGEVAVKKDGTVLGIKGKLLLDLGAYMTVTAGLQPLIIPMMIPGPYKIRNLDLESVAVYTNTPPITMYRGASRPEATYIIERIMSTVADELGLDDVTIRERNLVTELPYTNPFGLRYDSGDYIGLLKEGVKKLGYYELKKWAEEERKKGHRVGVGLAFYLEICSFGPWEYAEIRVDERGDVLVITGTTPHGQGTETAIAQLVADTFQIDINRVRVIWGDTDTVAASMGTYGSRSITIGGSAAMKVAEKILDKMKRIAASTWNVDVQEVQYEKGEFRLKSDPSKRMSWDDVANLAYRSHDPGLVEKLMYENDVTFPYGVHIAVVEVDDTGIARVLEYRAYDDIGKVINPALAEGQIHGGGLQAVGQALYEQALLNDNGQLIVTYADYYIPTVVEAPKFTSIFAENYHPSNYPTGSKGVGEAALIVGPAAIIRALEDAVGARFTKTPTTPEEILRTIMSKR is encoded by the coding sequence ATGAGTTATGTAGGAAAACCAGTAAAAAGATTATATGATGATAAATTTGTTACAGGTAAAAGTACTTATGTTGACGACATAAGAATGCCAGCACTTTATGCTGGATTCGTGAGAAGTACGTATCCTCATGCATATATTAAAAGAATTGATATAAGTGATGCATTAAAGGTTAACGGTATTGTCGCAGTATTTACTTCAAAAGAGATAAATCCATTATTAAAGGGTGGAATAAGACCCTGGCCTACTTATATTGACCTCAAATCATTCAGATACATAGAGAGAAAGGCATTTCCAGAAAATAAGGTCAAATACCTAGGAGAACCGATTGCGATTGTCATAGGACAAGATAAGTATAGTGTTAGAGATGCAATAGATAAAGTAGTAGTAGATTATGAACCTTTAAAACCAGTAACAAGTATGGAAGAGGCTGAGAAAGATCAAATTATAGTTCACGATGAATTAAAAACTAATATATCTTATAAAATACCGTTTAAAGCAGGAGAAATAGATAAGGCATTTAATGAGGCAGATAAAATCGTTAAAGTCGAAGCTATAAACGAAAGACTCATACCAAACCCCATGGAACCCAGAGGAATAATAGCCAGATATGAGGGAGGAACTTTATCCATTTGGTATTCCACACAAGTTCCCCATTATATGAGATTAGAATTCTCAAGAATATTTGGTATTCCAGAAAGCAAAATAAAAGTCTCAATGCCAGATGTGGGTGGAGCATTTGGCAGCAAAGTTCACTTAACGCCAGAAGACCTAGCAGTAGTAGCATCATCAATAATATTAGGTAGACCAGTAAGATGGACTGCTACTAGAAGTGAGGAAATGTTAGCCAGTGAGGCTAGGCATAACGTATTTACTGGAGAAGTGGCAGTGAAGAAAGATGGAACGGTTCTAGGAATTAAAGGAAAGCTACTGTTAGATTTAGGTGCGTATATGACAGTTACAGCTGGTCTACAGCCATTAATAATTCCTATGATGATACCTGGACCATATAAAATACGCAATTTAGATTTAGAGAGCGTTGCAGTGTATACAAATACTCCGCCGATTACTATGTATAGAGGAGCAAGCAGGCCTGAGGCAACATATATAATTGAGAGGATAATGAGTACGGTAGCAGATGAGCTGGGACTAGACGATGTTACTATTAGAGAGAGAAATCTAGTTACAGAGTTGCCGTATACTAATCCTTTTGGATTAAGATATGATAGTGGAGATTACATAGGTTTGCTAAAGGAGGGTGTTAAAAAACTAGGATACTACGAGTTAAAGAAATGGGCTGAGGAAGAGAGGAAGAAGGGTCATAGAGTAGGAGTAGGATTAGCATTCTACTTAGAAATATGTAGTTTTGGTCCATGGGAATACGCTGAAATTAGGGTAGATGAAAGAGGAGATGTATTAGTGATCACCGGAACGACTCCACACGGTCAGGGTACAGAAACTGCTATTGCCCAACTGGTAGCGGATACTTTCCAAATTGATATAAATAGAGTTAGAGTAATATGGGGTGATACTGATACTGTTGCAGCAAGTATGGGAACCTATGGATCAAGATCAATAACTATTGGAGGATCAGCTGCCATGAAAGTAGCGGAAAAGATATTAGATAAGATGAAAAGAATCGCTGCCTCTACATGGAATGTTGACGTTCAAGAAGTTCAATATGAAAAGGGAGAATTTAGACTAAAAAGTGATCCCAGTAAAAGAATGAGTTGGGATGATGTGGCTAATTTAGCATATAGAAGTCATGATCCAGGTTTAGTTGAAAAGCTAATGTATGAAAATGACGTAACTTTCCCATACGGTGTTCATATAGCTGTAGTAGAGGTTGATGACACTGGAATAGCTAGAGTTTTAGAATATAGGGCATATGATGATATAGGTAAGGTCATTAATCCAGCATTAGCTGAAGGTCAGATACATGGAGGAGGATTACAAGCAGTAGGTCAAGCTTTATATGAACAAGCATTACTTAACGATAATGGTCAGTTAATAGTAACGTACGCAGACTACTATATTCCAACAGTAGTTGAAGCACCTAAATTCACCTCAATATTTGCGGAAAATTATCATCCTTCTAATTATCCCACAGGTAGTAAAGGGGTAGGCGAGGCTGCACTTATAGTGGGTCCTGCAGCTATAATCAGAGCATTAGAGGATGCTGTAGGTGCCAGATTTACTAAGACTCCAACTACTCCAGAAGAGATTTTGAGAACAATTATGTCTAAAAGGTAA
- a CDS encoding glycosyltransferase family 2 protein yields the protein MLRSTVIVTAHRRKAFIKDAIESVMENSLKPTEIIVVKNFKDYQIDSFLETYHVKNIYTDDETLGGKISLGIYQSSGDILFFLEDDDLFSKDKIREVIYKFSKYDIGFYHNAQEVIHNKLTGSNLSTDNQRFMYYTSIDTRRLKELLYKFKAGFNVSSIVISRDLAMRCVDLLKNVNITVDTFLLFCAVENNLPIMIDFRKLTYYRIIMSQNSNTEVNDKLFKMQYEDSLYFKQIFSSKALRDFIEMSIIQRDFLYKIISKKEISKRDALISMVKMLRYSLKYPNKWNFFLQGLSLLSVFSAEKSRSLYLKKVRSNSMLSI from the coding sequence GTGTTAAGATCAACAGTAATCGTTACAGCGCATAGGAGGAAGGCGTTTATAAAGGACGCTATTGAGTCTGTCATGGAAAATTCATTGAAACCAACAGAGATTATAGTAGTGAAGAATTTCAAGGACTATCAGATTGACTCGTTTTTAGAAACTTATCATGTTAAGAATATTTATACTGATGATGAAACATTGGGCGGAAAGATTTCATTAGGCATATATCAGAGTTCTGGCGATATATTGTTCTTTTTGGAGGATGATGATTTATTTAGTAAAGATAAAATTAGGGAAGTTATCTATAAATTCAGTAAATATGATATAGGGTTTTATCATAACGCTCAAGAGGTAATTCATAACAAGTTAACTGGTTCTAATTTATCTACGGATAATCAAAGATTTATGTATTATACTAGTATTGACACTCGAAGGCTGAAGGAACTTTTATACAAGTTTAAAGCAGGGTTTAACGTTAGTTCCATAGTAATTAGTAGAGACTTGGCGATGAGATGCGTTGACTTATTGAAAAATGTTAATATAACTGTCGATACATTTCTATTATTTTGTGCCGTAGAAAATAACCTACCTATAATGATAGATTTTAGAAAGTTGACTTATTACAGGATTATTATGAGCCAAAATAGTAATACAGAGGTAAATGACAAATTGTTTAAGATGCAATACGAAGACTCATTGTATTTTAAGCAAATATTTAGTAGCAAAGCCCTGAGAGATTTTATTGAAATGTCTATTATTCAGCGTGATTTCTTGTATAAGATTATTTCTAAAAAAGAAATTAGTAAAAGAGACGCTTTAATTAGCATGGTAAAGATGTTAAGATATTCCCTAAAATACCCTAATAAGTGGAATTTCTTCCTACAAGGACTTTCCTTATTATCAGTGTTCTCAGCGGAGAAAAGCAGAAGTCTCTATCTAAAAAAAGTTCGGAGTAACTCAATGCTCTCTATATAA
- a CDS encoding glycosyltransferase, translated as MLITIVTYNPDIKFVRAMIKTIKQKGDQYNILVVDNHSKLELEELKDLTDYFVQLDKNYGLGAAYNYAIKFAKELGEDYMMFLDQDTIILDNFAPNRVLREAKELKDIEPVILSVNIDNALVKKEIPNSNFYIAKGVVNSGMILSVNYALKQPFLNGLFLDRLDFEYTYRAEKLGYLPLVYKERMILHKPGEGSKYYSSLCAKLLIAIMLMLHGNEKDRERYKQYGYYSNFLRYYLMLRNDIYLWLRRRIYPNFWKMIIGDLFLMCEVLGYRKSLKWILRAIKHGLLGDLEEDNKELFF; from the coding sequence ATGCTTATAACGATAGTTACTTACAACCCTGACATTAAATTTGTCCGGGCAATGATAAAAACGATTAAACAAAAAGGAGATCAGTATAATATCCTCGTTGTGGATAATCACTCTAAATTAGAATTAGAAGAATTAAAAGACTTGACAGACTACTTCGTTCAGCTTGATAAAAACTATGGGCTAGGTGCGGCATACAACTATGCTATCAAGTTTGCGAAAGAGCTAGGAGAGGACTATATGATGTTTCTTGACCAAGATACGATAATATTAGATAATTTCGCTCCTAACAGAGTCCTACGCGAGGCTAAAGAGTTAAAGGATATCGAACCGGTAATTTTGAGCGTTAATATAGATAATGCCTTAGTAAAAAAAGAAATTCCAAATTCTAACTTTTACATAGCTAAAGGCGTAGTTAATAGTGGAATGATCTTGAGTGTAAATTATGCCTTGAAACAACCTTTCCTAAATGGTCTATTTTTAGATAGATTAGATTTTGAGTATACTTATAGGGCTGAAAAACTAGGATATTTACCATTAGTATATAAAGAGAGGATGATTTTACATAAACCAGGAGAAGGGTCAAAATATTATTCAAGTCTATGCGCGAAATTACTTATAGCTATAATGCTCATGCTACATGGAAATGAAAAAGACCGTGAAAGGTATAAGCAGTATGGGTATTACTCCAATTTCCTAAGGTATTATCTCATGTTACGTAATGACATATATTTGTGGTTAAGGAGGAGGATTTATCCTAATTTTTGGAAGATGATTATAGGAGATTTATTCCTTATGTGTGAAGTTCTTGGGTATAGAAAAAGCCTCAAATGGATCTTAAGAGCTATAAAACACGGTTTACTAGGAGATTTAGAAGAGGATAATAAGGAACTCTTTTTCTAA